The Corvus moneduloides isolate bCorMon1 chromosome 5, bCorMon1.pri, whole genome shotgun sequence genome includes a region encoding these proteins:
- the GUF1 gene encoding translation factor GUF1, mitochondrial isoform X1: protein MALAGRAALRWGARLPSPRGAAAAPLCRAAWLPAWGGRRYSSRGEEKLDMSMYPVESIRNFSIIAHVDHGKSTLADRLLEITGTISKTDRNKQVLDKLQVERERGITVKAQSASLFYNHEGINYLLNLIDTPGHVDFSYEVSRSLSACQGVILVVDANEGIQAQTVANFYLAFEAQLSIIPVINKIDLKNADPERVEKQIEKLFDIPTDECIRISAKQGTNVEKVLQKVIEKIPPPQCNTADPLKALVFDSTFDHYRGVVANIALFGGEIAKGHKIVSAHTKKRYEVHEVGILTPDEQPTHKLYAGQVGYLIAGMKEVAEAQIGDTLFLYKQPVEPLPGFKSAKPMVFAGMYPIDQTEYNNLKSALERLTLNDSSVTVHRDSSLALGAGWRLGFLGLLHMEVFNQRLEQEYNMSVILTAPTVPYKAVLSSAKLIKEYGKDQITIINPAQFPDKLSVSEYLEPTVLGTIVTPHEYIGKIITLCQDRRAVQKDMLYIDENRVMLKYLFPLNEIVVDFYDALKSLSSGYASFDYEDAGYQSADLIKMDILLNGNPVEELATIIHNDKARAAGKLLCERLKETIPRQLFEIAIQAAIGKKIIARETLKAYRKNVVAKCYGGDITRRMKLLKRQAEGKRLMRKIGNVEVPRDAFIRVLKRETDK from the exons ATGGCCCTCGCCGGCAGGGCGGCGCTGCGCTGGGGGGCGCGGCTGCCGAGCccccgcggcgccgccgccgccccgctgTGCCGTGCGGCCTGGCTGCCCGCGTGGGGCGGGCGGCGGTACAGCTCCCGCGGCGAG gaaaaattagATATGTCGATGTATCCTGTTGAAAGCATTAGAAACTTCAGTATTATAGCTCATGTAGATCATGGCAAAAGTACACTAGCAGACAGATTGCTGGAAATTACAG GAACAATTTCTAAAACTGACCGTAATAAGCAAGTGCTGGATAAACTGCAAGTGGAACGTGAAAGAGGAATTACGGTTAAAGCCCAATCTGCATCTCTCTTTTACAATCATGAAGGCATAAACTACCTCTTAAATCTTATTGACACGCCA GGGCACGTAGATTTCAGCTATGAAGTATCGCGGTCACTATCTGCCTGTCAAGGTGTCATACTTGTAGTGGATGCAAATGAG GGTATTCAGGCTCAGACAGTGGCAAACTTCTATCTTGCCTTTGAAGCACAGCTTTCAATAATTCCTGTCATAAATAAG attGACTTGAAAAATGCAGACCCTGAAAGAGTTGAAAAACAAATTGAGAAGCTGTTTGATATCCCTACAGATGAATGTATAAGG ATTTCTGCTAAACAAGGAACAAATGTTGAAAAAGTTCTTCAAAAGGTCATTGAGAAGATCCCACC ACCCCAATGTAATACTGCTGATCCATTGAAAGCCTTAGTATTTGACTCTACCTTTGACCACTACCGAGGTGTTGTAGCTAACATTGCCCTCTTTGGTGGGGAGATTGCAAAAGGGCATAAAATTGTGTCAGCACATACAAAGAAAAGATACGAAGTTCATGAAGTTGGAATTCTGACTCCAGATGAACAGCCGACACATAAGCT CTATGCAGGACAGGTGGGGTACCTGATTGCTGGAATGAAAGAAGTAGCGGAAGCCCAAATAGGAGACACACTGTTTTTGTATAAACAGCCAGTGGAGCCTTTGCCTGGCTTTAAGTCAGCGAAGCCAATGGTTTTTGCAG GAATGTATCCTATAGATCAAACAGAATACAATAATCTGAAAAGTGCTTTGGAAAGGCTGACATTGAATGACTCCAGTGTAACTGTTCATCGTGACAGTAGCCTTGCCTTAGGAGCTGGATGGAG attGGGTTTCCTTGGTCTTCTACATATGGAAGTCTTTAATCAACGTTTGGAGCAAGAGTATAACATGTCTGTTATTTTGACTGCACCTACAGTTCCATATAAAGCTGTTCTTTCCTCAGCAAAGTTGATAAAG gagTATGGAAAAGACCAGATTACTATTATCAACCCTGCTCAGTTTCCTGATAAACTTTCAGTATCAGAATATTTGGAGCCAACTGTTCTTGGTACTATTGTAACACCTCATGAATATATTGGGAAAATAATTACCTTGTGTCAG GATCGTAGGGCAGTCCAGAAGGATATGTTGTACATTGATGAAAACAGGGTTATGCTAAAATACCTCTTTCCACTGAATGAAATTGTGGTGGATTTTTATGATGCTCTTAAGTCTCTCTCTTCTGGCTATGCAAG ttttgattaTGAAGATGCAGGTTACCAATCAGCAGACCTAATCAAAATGGATATTCTCCTAAATGGAAATCCAGTTGAAGAACTGGCAACTATCATACACAA TGATAAGGCACGTGCTGCTGGTAAACTCCTGTGTGAACGTTTAAAAGAGACTATTCCTAGACAGTTGTTTGAAATAGCCATCCAGGCTGCCATTGGCAAGAAAATCATTGCAAGAGAAAC gctGAAAGCTTACAGAAAAAATGTTGTGGCAAAATGt tacGGTGGAGACATTACAAGAAGAATGAAGCTTTTAAAGAGGCAAGCAGAAGGCAAGAGGTTGATGAGAAAAATTGGCAATGTGGAGGTTCCAAGAGATGCCTTTATACGTGTTCTAAAGAGAGAAACTGACAAATAG
- the GUF1 gene encoding translation factor GUF1, mitochondrial isoform X2, with translation MALAGRAALRWGARLPSPRGAAAAPLCRAAWLPAWGGRRYSSRGEEKLDMSMYPVESIRNFSIIAHVDHGKSTLADRLLEITGTISKTDRNKQVLDKLQVERERGITVKAQSASLFYNHEGINYLLNLIDTPGHVDFSYEVSRSLSACQGVILVVDANEGIQAQTVANFYLAFEAQLSIIPVINKIDLKNADPERVEKQIEKLFDIPTDECIRISAKQGTNVEKVLQKVIEKIPPPQCNTADPLKALVFDSTFDHYRGVVANIALFGGEIAKGHKIVSAHTKKRYEVHEVGILTPDEQPTHKLLGFLGLLHMEVFNQRLEQEYNMSVILTAPTVPYKAVLSSAKLIKEYGKDQITIINPAQFPDKLSVSEYLEPTVLGTIVTPHEYIGKIITLCQDRRAVQKDMLYIDENRVMLKYLFPLNEIVVDFYDALKSLSSGYASFDYEDAGYQSADLIKMDILLNGNPVEELATIIHNDKARAAGKLLCERLKETIPRQLFEIAIQAAIGKKIIARETLKAYRKNVVAKCYGGDITRRMKLLKRQAEGKRLMRKIGNVEVPRDAFIRVLKRETDK, from the exons ATGGCCCTCGCCGGCAGGGCGGCGCTGCGCTGGGGGGCGCGGCTGCCGAGCccccgcggcgccgccgccgccccgctgTGCCGTGCGGCCTGGCTGCCCGCGTGGGGCGGGCGGCGGTACAGCTCCCGCGGCGAG gaaaaattagATATGTCGATGTATCCTGTTGAAAGCATTAGAAACTTCAGTATTATAGCTCATGTAGATCATGGCAAAAGTACACTAGCAGACAGATTGCTGGAAATTACAG GAACAATTTCTAAAACTGACCGTAATAAGCAAGTGCTGGATAAACTGCAAGTGGAACGTGAAAGAGGAATTACGGTTAAAGCCCAATCTGCATCTCTCTTTTACAATCATGAAGGCATAAACTACCTCTTAAATCTTATTGACACGCCA GGGCACGTAGATTTCAGCTATGAAGTATCGCGGTCACTATCTGCCTGTCAAGGTGTCATACTTGTAGTGGATGCAAATGAG GGTATTCAGGCTCAGACAGTGGCAAACTTCTATCTTGCCTTTGAAGCACAGCTTTCAATAATTCCTGTCATAAATAAG attGACTTGAAAAATGCAGACCCTGAAAGAGTTGAAAAACAAATTGAGAAGCTGTTTGATATCCCTACAGATGAATGTATAAGG ATTTCTGCTAAACAAGGAACAAATGTTGAAAAAGTTCTTCAAAAGGTCATTGAGAAGATCCCACC ACCCCAATGTAATACTGCTGATCCATTGAAAGCCTTAGTATTTGACTCTACCTTTGACCACTACCGAGGTGTTGTAGCTAACATTGCCCTCTTTGGTGGGGAGATTGCAAAAGGGCATAAAATTGTGTCAGCACATACAAAGAAAAGATACGAAGTTCATGAAGTTGGAATTCTGACTCCAGATGAACAGCCGACACATAAGCT attGGGTTTCCTTGGTCTTCTACATATGGAAGTCTTTAATCAACGTTTGGAGCAAGAGTATAACATGTCTGTTATTTTGACTGCACCTACAGTTCCATATAAAGCTGTTCTTTCCTCAGCAAAGTTGATAAAG gagTATGGAAAAGACCAGATTACTATTATCAACCCTGCTCAGTTTCCTGATAAACTTTCAGTATCAGAATATTTGGAGCCAACTGTTCTTGGTACTATTGTAACACCTCATGAATATATTGGGAAAATAATTACCTTGTGTCAG GATCGTAGGGCAGTCCAGAAGGATATGTTGTACATTGATGAAAACAGGGTTATGCTAAAATACCTCTTTCCACTGAATGAAATTGTGGTGGATTTTTATGATGCTCTTAAGTCTCTCTCTTCTGGCTATGCAAG ttttgattaTGAAGATGCAGGTTACCAATCAGCAGACCTAATCAAAATGGATATTCTCCTAAATGGAAATCCAGTTGAAGAACTGGCAACTATCATACACAA TGATAAGGCACGTGCTGCTGGTAAACTCCTGTGTGAACGTTTAAAAGAGACTATTCCTAGACAGTTGTTTGAAATAGCCATCCAGGCTGCCATTGGCAAGAAAATCATTGCAAGAGAAAC gctGAAAGCTTACAGAAAAAATGTTGTGGCAAAATGt tacGGTGGAGACATTACAAGAAGAATGAAGCTTTTAAAGAGGCAAGCAGAAGGCAAGAGGTTGATGAGAAAAATTGGCAATGTGGAGGTTCCAAGAGATGCCTTTATACGTGTTCTAAAGAGAGAAACTGACAAATAG
- the GUF1 gene encoding translation factor GUF1, mitochondrial isoform X3, with amino-acid sequence MKEVAEAQIGDTLFLYKQPVEPLPGFKSAKPMVFAGMYPIDQTEYNNLKSALERLTLNDSSVTVHRDSSLALGAGWRLGFLGLLHMEVFNQRLEQEYNMSVILTAPTVPYKAVLSSAKLIKEYGKDQITIINPAQFPDKLSVSEYLEPTVLGTIVTPHEYIGKIITLCQDRRAVQKDMLYIDENRVMLKYLFPLNEIVVDFYDALKSLSSGYASFDYEDAGYQSADLIKMDILLNGNPVEELATIIHNDKARAAGKLLCERLKETIPRQLFEIAIQAAIGKKIIARETLKAYRKNVVAKCYGGDITRRMKLLKRQAEGKRLMRKIGNVEVPRDAFIRVLKRETDK; translated from the exons ATGAAAGAAGTAGCGGAAGCCCAAATAGGAGACACACTGTTTTTGTATAAACAGCCAGTGGAGCCTTTGCCTGGCTTTAAGTCAGCGAAGCCAATGGTTTTTGCAG GAATGTATCCTATAGATCAAACAGAATACAATAATCTGAAAAGTGCTTTGGAAAGGCTGACATTGAATGACTCCAGTGTAACTGTTCATCGTGACAGTAGCCTTGCCTTAGGAGCTGGATGGAG attGGGTTTCCTTGGTCTTCTACATATGGAAGTCTTTAATCAACGTTTGGAGCAAGAGTATAACATGTCTGTTATTTTGACTGCACCTACAGTTCCATATAAAGCTGTTCTTTCCTCAGCAAAGTTGATAAAG gagTATGGAAAAGACCAGATTACTATTATCAACCCTGCTCAGTTTCCTGATAAACTTTCAGTATCAGAATATTTGGAGCCAACTGTTCTTGGTACTATTGTAACACCTCATGAATATATTGGGAAAATAATTACCTTGTGTCAG GATCGTAGGGCAGTCCAGAAGGATATGTTGTACATTGATGAAAACAGGGTTATGCTAAAATACCTCTTTCCACTGAATGAAATTGTGGTGGATTTTTATGATGCTCTTAAGTCTCTCTCTTCTGGCTATGCAAG ttttgattaTGAAGATGCAGGTTACCAATCAGCAGACCTAATCAAAATGGATATTCTCCTAAATGGAAATCCAGTTGAAGAACTGGCAACTATCATACACAA TGATAAGGCACGTGCTGCTGGTAAACTCCTGTGTGAACGTTTAAAAGAGACTATTCCTAGACAGTTGTTTGAAATAGCCATCCAGGCTGCCATTGGCAAGAAAATCATTGCAAGAGAAAC gctGAAAGCTTACAGAAAAAATGTTGTGGCAAAATGt tacGGTGGAGACATTACAAGAAGAATGAAGCTTTTAAAGAGGCAAGCAGAAGGCAAGAGGTTGATGAGAAAAATTGGCAATGTGGAGGTTCCAAGAGATGCCTTTATACGTGTTCTAAAGAGAGAAACTGACAAATAG